One Glutamicibacter mishrai genomic window carries:
- a CDS encoding sugar phosphate isomerase/epimerase family protein, whose translation MKLGVYNAILHDRPLTEALRIIADLGLTGIELNTGGFLAPTHVPNIDQILDSDAARDDFLEIFENTGVQIAGLNCNGNPLHPNRAISEKHAEDVRRSIKLAQRLGQHRVVTMSGLPGSEPGATRVNWVVNAWNSAALDQLDYQYGVAADFWKETDALAQDHDVKVALELHPQNIVFNPASFRELIERAGTSNIGVELDASHLFWQQMDPVAVVRDLGSWVFQAAAKDVRINPHAAINGVLDNSFRKLRADEPRTNLGGDEWANEWPKNSAWDFVALGKGHDTAFWTEFLRALHEVDPDMLVNIEHEDTELGAVEGLEVAAKVLRDADAALAASLATN comes from the coding sequence ATGAAACTCGGCGTCTACAACGCAATCCTGCACGACCGCCCGCTGACCGAGGCACTTAGGATCATTGCGGATCTCGGACTGACCGGCATTGAGCTGAACACCGGAGGGTTCCTGGCGCCAACCCATGTGCCGAATATCGACCAGATCTTGGACAGCGATGCCGCCCGCGATGACTTCCTGGAAATTTTCGAGAACACCGGCGTGCAGATCGCAGGGTTGAACTGCAACGGCAATCCCCTGCATCCCAACCGGGCCATCAGTGAAAAGCATGCCGAGGATGTCCGCCGCAGCATCAAGCTCGCACAGCGCCTGGGCCAGCACCGCGTGGTGACCATGTCGGGGCTGCCGGGCAGCGAGCCGGGTGCCACCCGGGTCAATTGGGTGGTCAACGCCTGGAACTCGGCAGCTCTGGATCAGCTGGATTACCAGTACGGCGTCGCGGCGGACTTCTGGAAGGAAACCGATGCCCTGGCCCAGGACCACGACGTCAAGGTCGCGCTGGAACTGCACCCGCAGAACATCGTCTTCAACCCGGCGAGCTTCCGCGAGCTGATCGAACGAGCTGGCACCAGCAATATCGGTGTTGAGCTGGATGCTTCGCACCTGTTCTGGCAGCAGATGGATCCGGTGGCTGTGGTGCGCGACCTGGGCTCATGGGTCTTCCAGGCGGCGGCCAAGGACGTGCGCATCAACCCCCATGCGGCCATCAACGGGGTATTGGATAACAGCTTCCGCAAGTTGCGCGCCGACGAGCCCCGCACCAATCTGGGCGGGGATGAATGGGCCAACGAGTGGCCGAAGAATTCGGCATGGGACTTCGTGGCCCTGGGCAAGGGGCATGACACGGCTTTCTGGACCGAGTTCCTGCGGGCCCTGCACGAAGTGGATCCCGACATGCTGGTGAACATCGAGCATGAGGATACCGAATTAGGTGCCGTTGAAGGCCTGGAAGTGGCCGCCAAAGTCCTGCGTGACGCCGATGCGGCCTTGGCCGCATCGCTTGCCACTAACTAG
- a CDS encoding malonic semialdehyde reductase: protein MTVASQETQVDTATLNAIFGEARTANAFTGEVTEAQAQEIYELAKFGPTAFNSQPLRVTYVRSDEARATLVDAMARGNQEKTAAAPLVAILSYDTAWHEQWDNFLPGYNAPKAMYDADADFTAATGNNNAHLQAGYFMLAARSLGFAVGPMTGADFSAIDASFFPEGEQKSFLVVNIGQPAQSELGAPKARFEYEKAVRTV from the coding sequence ATGACTGTTGCATCCCAGGAAACCCAGGTCGACACCGCAACGCTCAACGCCATTTTTGGCGAAGCGCGCACCGCTAACGCTTTCACCGGCGAGGTCACCGAAGCACAGGCCCAGGAAATCTACGAGCTGGCCAAGTTCGGTCCTACCGCATTCAACTCCCAGCCGCTGCGCGTGACCTACGTTCGTTCGGACGAAGCCCGCGCCACCCTGGTTGACGCCATGGCTCGAGGCAACCAGGAAAAGACTGCCGCAGCTCCACTGGTTGCGATCCTCAGCTACGACACCGCATGGCACGAACAGTGGGATAACTTCCTGCCAGGCTACAACGCGCCAAAGGCCATGTACGACGCTGACGCCGACTTCACCGCAGCCACCGGCAACAACAACGCCCACCTGCAGGCAGGCTACTTCATGCTGGCCGCCCGCAGCCTCGGCTTCGCTGTTGGCCCGATGACCGGCGCTGACTTCTCCGCCATCGATGCCTCGTTCTTCCCAGAAGGCGAACAGAAGAGCTTCCTCGTGGTCAACATCGGCCAGCCAGCGCAGAGCGAACTCGGCGCTCCAAAGGCTCGCTTCGAGTACGAGAAGGCAGTTCGCACCGTCTAA